A section of the Vicinamibacterales bacterium genome encodes:
- a CDS encoding acyl-CoA dehydratase activase, translating into MAYAAGVDVGSTQTKAVIISERGRLVGRALIDTGASVVRAAEHAYEQALADAGLEEREVGCIVGTGYGRYRVTFGDTQVTEISCHGRGAVYLFPGTRTVVDMGGQDTKAIRVKANGEIADFCMNDKCAAGTGRFLGAAAAALEIPIDELGPTALRAERPVKITTTCTVFAESEVLSWVAKGKKIEDILLGVHQSIVSRSLGLMRRVGIEREVTFTGGVTRNIGMVKALETALGYPVNVSDDSPYMGALGAALFALERISAAASAAGPVKERP; encoded by the coding sequence ATGGCGTACGCGGCGGGGGTCGACGTCGGATCGACGCAGACCAAGGCCGTCATCATCAGCGAGCGGGGGCGTCTCGTCGGGCGTGCGCTCATCGACACGGGTGCCAGCGTCGTCCGCGCCGCGGAGCACGCCTACGAGCAGGCCCTCGCCGACGCCGGCCTGGAAGAACGCGAAGTCGGCTGCATCGTCGGCACCGGATACGGGCGATACCGGGTCACCTTCGGCGACACGCAGGTCACGGAGATCAGCTGTCACGGGCGCGGCGCCGTCTACCTGTTTCCGGGCACGCGCACGGTGGTCGACATGGGCGGCCAGGACACCAAGGCGATCCGCGTCAAGGCGAACGGCGAGATCGCGGACTTCTGCATGAACGACAAGTGCGCGGCCGGGACCGGACGGTTCCTCGGTGCGGCGGCGGCCGCCCTCGAGATCCCGATCGACGAGCTTGGACCGACGGCCCTGCGCGCCGAACGGCCGGTGAAGATCACGACCACGTGCACCGTGTTTGCCGAGTCGGAAGTCCTGTCGTGGGTGGCCAAGGGGAAGAAGATCGAGGACATCCTGCTCGGCGTCCACCAGTCGATCGTGTCGCGCTCGCTCGGGTTGATGCGGCGCGTCGGCATCGAACGCGAAGTGACCTTCACCGGCGGCGTCACCAGGAACATCGGCATGGTGAAGGCGCTCGAGACGGCGCTCGGGTACCCGGTGAATGTCAGCGACGACTCCCCCTACATGGGCGCGCTCGGCGCCGCGCTCTTCGCCCTGGAGCGAATCTCCGCGGCAGCGTCCGCCGCAGGGCCGGTGAAGGAGAGGCCATGA
- a CDS encoding 2-hydroxyacyl-CoA dehydratase family protein, with protein MNSPAIVGRGVTEGARMFREWFASLTEAPQRGRPAAYVFVMGSFNELLLAFDMAPVFPEINSLQMAVRRVAHEYLNEAEDYGYSPDICGYVKADVALQLRKGRHPMGVIPKPDVAILTNACNTYLKWGEIWERMHGTPVVTVDIPGSRASGRQTWPGDPDFERDRIYVERQIRELIAVLERVAKKKFDVDRLRETMGHANAMSRSFKQLIELNRSTPAVFNAVSEGTVYLGVANGFRGTAAGAAYFRDLVEEMSYKAANGLGTINEEKHRLVFVGVPCYPIFRRFNELFSEWGGAFVSSTYLWFASGGAGLGWQYDLSRPIESLAEGALIGVRHAMDCMFFQDRALIDLIDPYRVDGVVFHGIKSCRTTSTGLSDTRRVLGERRDIPSLLLESDMMDRRVVSEAQMKNRVDAFFEGLASRKLARTSA; from the coding sequence ATGAATTCGCCCGCGATCGTCGGACGGGGAGTCACCGAAGGGGCCAGGATGTTCCGGGAGTGGTTCGCGTCGCTGACCGAGGCGCCGCAGCGCGGCCGGCCCGCTGCGTACGTCTTCGTCATGGGCAGCTTCAACGAGCTGCTTCTCGCCTTCGACATGGCGCCGGTGTTCCCCGAGATCAACTCGCTGCAGATGGCCGTGCGCCGGGTCGCTCACGAGTATCTCAACGAGGCCGAAGACTACGGCTACTCGCCGGACATCTGCGGCTACGTCAAGGCCGACGTCGCCCTCCAGCTTCGCAAAGGGCGGCATCCCATGGGCGTGATCCCGAAGCCGGATGTCGCCATCCTGACGAACGCGTGCAACACCTACTTGAAATGGGGAGAGATCTGGGAGCGCATGCACGGGACGCCGGTCGTCACGGTGGACATCCCGGGCTCCCGCGCGTCCGGGCGTCAGACATGGCCTGGCGATCCCGACTTCGAGCGCGATCGGATCTACGTCGAACGGCAGATACGCGAGCTCATCGCCGTGCTGGAGCGTGTCGCGAAGAAGAAGTTCGACGTCGATCGGCTGCGCGAGACGATGGGACACGCCAACGCGATGTCGCGCTCGTTCAAGCAGCTGATCGAGTTGAATCGCAGCACCCCGGCCGTCTTCAACGCGGTTTCCGAGGGTACCGTCTACCTCGGCGTGGCCAACGGCTTTCGCGGCACGGCCGCCGGCGCCGCGTACTTCCGCGACCTGGTCGAGGAGATGTCTTACAAGGCCGCGAACGGGCTCGGCACCATCAACGAGGAGAAGCATCGGCTGGTGTTCGTCGGCGTGCCGTGCTACCCGATCTTCCGCCGCTTCAACGAGCTGTTCTCCGAGTGGGGCGGCGCCTTCGTCAGCTCGACGTATCTCTGGTTTGCGTCCGGCGGCGCCGGGCTCGGCTGGCAGTACGACCTCTCGCGTCCGATCGAGAGCCTCGCCGAAGGCGCGCTGATCGGTGTGAGGCACGCGATGGACTGCATGTTCTTCCAGGATCGCGCGCTGATCGACCTGATCGATCCCTATCGCGTCGACGGCGTGGTGTTCCACGGCATCAAGAGCTGCCGGACGACGTCCACGGGCCTGTCGGATACCCGGCGCGTTCTCGGCGAGCGCCGCGACATCCCGAGCCTGCTCCTCGAGTCGGACATGATGGACCGGCGCGTCGTGTCCGAGGCGCAGATGAAGAACCGCGTGGATGCGTTCTTCGAAGGGCTTGCGTCGCGCAAGCTCGCCAGGACATCCGCGTAG